One Sodalinema gerasimenkoae IPPAS B-353 DNA segment encodes these proteins:
- the thiS gene encoding sulfur carrier protein ThiS, with the protein MTQITLTVNGEQKHCASGRSLPEFLQEIGLNPRLIAVEYNGEILHRQYWSTTTMKDGDRLEIVTIVGGG; encoded by the coding sequence ATGACCCAAATTACATTAACCGTTAATGGTGAACAAAAACATTGTGCTTCCGGGCGATCGCTGCCGGAGTTTTTGCAGGAAATTGGACTTAATCCCCGTCTGATTGCGGTGGAGTACAATGGTGAAATTCTGCATCGTCAATACTGGTCTACAACCACCATGAAAGATGGCGATCGCCTGGAGATTGTCACAATTGTAGGTGGAGGTTAA
- a CDS encoding pilus assembly FimT family protein has product MKPYERRLSRGFTLPELLVVIVMVGILSSLSIVSWAYVTANQAVKQGNEAVFLAIRSAQTQARTSKVRWQASFRGEENQALWAVHPVQLHPDQAQWNALPSPVRYDEDNSTLRRVQGVRRVVFDHRGHVMGQLGRMTVFHRDNHELRRCTFVSTLLGTIRKTRDDWCKR; this is encoded by the coding sequence ATGAAACCATATGAGCGTCGCCTCAGCCGGGGATTTACTCTACCTGAGCTTCTGGTCGTCATTGTAATGGTCGGAATCCTGAGTTCACTATCCATCGTAAGCTGGGCGTATGTTACGGCCAATCAGGCAGTTAAACAGGGTAATGAGGCGGTCTTTCTCGCCATCCGTTCAGCCCAAACTCAAGCCAGAACCTCGAAAGTCCGATGGCAAGCCAGCTTTCGAGGAGAGGAAAACCAAGCCTTGTGGGCCGTTCATCCTGTCCAGCTTCATCCAGATCAAGCCCAGTGGAACGCCCTACCCTCCCCCGTCCGCTACGACGAAGACAACAGTACCCTGCGACGGGTTCAAGGGGTGCGGCGGGTGGTGTTCGACCATCGAGGTCATGTCATGGGCCAACTTGGACGAATGACCGTATTTCACCGGGATAATCATGAGTTACGGCGTTGCACCTTCGTCTCGACTCTATTAGGAACCATCCGCAAAACGCGGGATGACTGGTGTAAGCGTTGA